In the genome of Gemmatimonadota bacterium, one region contains:
- a CDS encoding ATP-binding protein — MTNDSQASGDGTPPVIPAPPSGSQSRPPSAGMYERIVEVAADAIVTINEAQEIVHFNRGAEQIFGYRRDEVLGTNLNALLPPQFRATHAAYVVAFGESTETARLMGHRREVFGLRKDGTEFPAEASILKLDAPDGRRLYTALVRDVTDRRQMDAHQRFLAEVGIALSRSLDYEATIASVVRLPVPMLADACIIEVIDESGEIRRATHGRADLLSGAASSDATRQELPLIARDQAVGVLTFLKAGTPRSNDRGEAIIAGNFAARAALAIDNARLYQHAQRATAARDEILGVVSHDLRNPLSAIAMCSRVLVDTPPSDPVARRDLAKTIYESTTWMSRMIQDLLDVSAIEAGVLSVIRDTEDIGQIVTRAAGLFTRRAADSGVALVVTLEEPLARVSVDAERMAQAIANLIGNAVKFTPSGGRVSVEACARGETLEVVVADTGRGIAETDIPFIFDRFWHTRGSAAGTGLGLAIAKGIVEAHGGTIAVASKIGEGSRFMVSLPRTGATD, encoded by the coding sequence ATGACCAACGACAGTCAGGCCAGCGGGGACGGTACCCCTCCAGTCATTCCGGCCCCACCGTCCGGGTCACAATCGCGGCCACCGTCGGCCGGCATGTACGAGAGGATTGTGGAGGTCGCGGCGGATGCAATTGTGACGATCAACGAGGCACAGGAGATAGTGCACTTCAACCGCGGCGCGGAGCAGATTTTCGGATATCGGAGGGACGAGGTGCTGGGCACCAACCTGAACGCACTGTTGCCGCCGCAGTTCCGCGCGACCCATGCCGCATACGTAGTCGCATTCGGCGAATCCACTGAGACGGCCAGACTCATGGGTCATCGCCGTGAAGTGTTCGGCCTCAGGAAAGACGGAACGGAGTTTCCAGCCGAAGCATCGATTCTCAAGCTGGATGCGCCGGATGGCCGCCGGCTGTATACCGCTCTGGTGCGCGACGTGACCGATCGCAGGCAGATGGACGCGCACCAGCGGTTTCTCGCTGAGGTCGGTATCGCGCTCAGTCGCTCGCTCGACTACGAGGCCACAATCGCATCCGTGGTGCGCCTTCCCGTGCCGATGCTTGCAGATGCCTGTATCATCGAGGTGATCGACGAGTCGGGGGAGATTCGTCGTGCAACGCACGGGAGAGCCGACCTGTTGAGTGGAGCGGCATCTTCCGATGCAACAAGGCAGGAATTACCACTCATTGCGCGCGACCAGGCGGTGGGTGTGTTGACATTCCTGAAAGCCGGCACGCCGCGTAGCAACGACCGGGGTGAGGCGATCATCGCAGGTAACTTTGCCGCGCGTGCCGCGCTCGCGATCGACAACGCGCGACTGTATCAGCATGCGCAACGCGCAACGGCCGCCAGGGACGAGATACTGGGAGTCGTATCACACGACCTCAGGAATCCACTGAGCGCGATCGCGATGTGCTCGCGAGTGCTCGTGGACACACCGCCTTCCGATCCCGTGGCGCGACGCGATCTGGCGAAGACCATATACGAATCGACAACGTGGATGTCGCGCATGATTCAGGATCTGCTCGATGTGTCCGCGATTGAAGCGGGGGTCCTGTCGGTAATCCGCGACACCGAGGACATCGGCCAGATCGTGACGCGGGCCGCGGGACTCTTCACGCGGAGAGCGGCCGACAGCGGTGTCGCACTCGTAGTCACGCTGGAGGAACCGCTGGCGCGAGTGTCCGTAGACGCCGAGCGAATGGCACAGGCGATAGCGAACCTCATAGGGAACGCGGTGAAGTTCACCCCCTCGGGCGGACGTGTCTCAGTCGAGGCGTGCGCGCGGGGCGAAACCCTGGAGGTTGTCGTGGCGGACACGGGACGCGGAATCGCCGAAACGGACATCCCATTCATTTTCGATCGCTTCTGGCATACGCGCGGCTCCGCTGCGGGAACGGGGTTGGGGTTGGCGATCGCGAAGGGAATCGTCGAAGCTCACGGTGGAACCATTGCTGTTGCAAGCAAGATCGGAGAAGGCAGTCGTTTCATGGTCAGTCTGCCGCGAACGGGTGCTACTGACTGA
- a CDS encoding pyridoxamine 5'-phosphate oxidase family protein, whose product MKNQPDPRNDTGASDADVPRFRELDRGEIEEILARNNVGRIAFSLHDRVDIEPINYVFDAGWIFGRTSHGTKLATIAHHPWVAFEVDEVHSLFHWSSVVVKGAFYLIDADTSIRQDPAFNRGVELLRALIPQTLTANDPTPFRNSVFRIHLDEVTGRAANG is encoded by the coding sequence ATGAAGAACCAGCCTGATCCCAGGAACGACACCGGAGCATCGGACGCGGACGTTCCCCGGTTTCGCGAGCTCGACCGCGGTGAGATAGAGGAGATCCTTGCTCGCAACAACGTCGGGAGAATCGCATTCTCACTTCATGATCGCGTGGACATAGAGCCGATCAACTACGTGTTCGATGCCGGCTGGATATTCGGTCGTACGAGTCATGGTACAAAACTCGCGACGATCGCGCACCATCCCTGGGTTGCGTTCGAGGTGGACGAGGTCCACAGCCTCTTCCATTGGTCGAGTGTGGTGGTCAAGGGCGCATTCTATCTGATAGATGCGGACACATCGATACGACAGGATCCCGCTTTCAATCGCGGCGTCGAGTTGCTTCGGGCGCTCATACCTCAAACACTGACGGCCAACGATCCAACGCCGTTCCGCAATTCGGTGTTTCGCATTCACCTGGACGAGGTGACAGGCCGCGCGGCGAATGGATAG
- a CDS encoding SulP family inorganic anion transporter gives MLVPKLVTTLKTYDRDQFLGDLTAGVIVGVVALPLAIAFAIASGVPPGRGLWTAIVAGFIISALGGSRVQIGGPTGAFVVIVYGIVQKYGIDGLTVATLMAGAILVVMGLAKLGSAIKFIPRPVVTGFTSGIAVIIFSGEIKDFFGLSMGTVPSAFIAKWQAFAAHAGAITPAALGVSVASMAIILLWPRVNRRIPGPFVALIVMTAAAQLLHLPIETIGSRFGTIAASVPHPEVPHLSLAQISALVGPAFTIAFLAAVESLLSAVVADGMIGSRHRSNMELVAQGVANLAAPLFGGIPATGAIARTATNIKNGGRTPVAGMVHALTLLVITVFAGQWAALIPLSVLAAILVVVAYHMSEWRTFLTELRSPKSDVAVLLTTFLLTLLVDLTVGIGVGMVLAAFLFIRRMAEVTQISSVADESDEDAHAGDPYETDPNAIHRRSVPKGVEVFEINGPFFFGAAEAFRDTIGQVARKPRVLIIRMRYVPALDSTGMYTLSELARRSRKDGTTVLLSDVHMQPMVALTGSPALTEIGKENLFDNIDAALVRARELVGVPVVDSEIAAGGEP, from the coding sequence TTGTTAGTTCCAAAGCTCGTTACCACGCTCAAGACGTACGATCGCGATCAGTTCCTTGGCGATCTTACAGCGGGAGTGATCGTTGGGGTTGTTGCACTCCCGCTCGCGATAGCCTTCGCAATTGCGAGTGGTGTTCCGCCGGGTCGCGGTCTGTGGACCGCGATCGTGGCTGGCTTCATAATCTCTGCACTCGGCGGATCGCGCGTTCAGATCGGCGGTCCGACCGGTGCGTTCGTGGTTATCGTTTACGGCATCGTCCAGAAATACGGGATCGACGGTCTCACCGTAGCAACGCTCATGGCGGGCGCGATACTCGTCGTCATGGGGCTGGCGAAGCTCGGCTCCGCGATCAAGTTCATTCCGCGGCCCGTCGTGACCGGTTTCACCAGCGGGATCGCGGTGATCATCTTCTCCGGAGAGATAAAGGATTTCTTCGGACTTTCGATGGGTACTGTTCCGTCGGCATTCATCGCGAAGTGGCAGGCGTTCGCTGCGCACGCGGGAGCGATCACTCCGGCTGCGCTCGGTGTGTCCGTTGCATCGATGGCGATAATTCTGCTGTGGCCACGTGTGAACCGGCGCATCCCGGGGCCGTTCGTTGCTCTGATCGTGATGACAGCGGCGGCACAGCTGCTGCACCTTCCCATCGAGACGATCGGCTCCAGATTCGGCACGATTGCGGCGTCAGTACCTCATCCGGAAGTACCGCATCTGTCGCTCGCCCAGATATCCGCCCTCGTCGGTCCCGCGTTCACGATCGCATTTCTGGCGGCTGTGGAATCATTGCTGTCCGCTGTTGTTGCAGATGGAATGATCGGCAGCAGACATCGCTCGAACATGGAGCTCGTCGCGCAGGGCGTGGCCAATCTTGCGGCGCCCTTGTTCGGCGGCATTCCAGCGACCGGTGCCATCGCCCGCACGGCGACGAACATCAAGAACGGCGGACGCACTCCGGTCGCTGGAATGGTGCACGCGCTGACGCTGCTGGTCATCACGGTGTTCGCGGGACAGTGGGCGGCGCTCATTCCACTCTCTGTACTCGCTGCGATTCTCGTCGTGGTCGCGTACCACATGAGTGAGTGGCGAACGTTTCTCACGGAGCTGCGCTCTCCCAAGAGCGACGTGGCGGTTCTGCTGACGACATTTCTGCTGACACTGCTGGTCGATCTGACAGTTGGTATTGGTGTCGGCATGGTGCTGGCAGCGTTCCTGTTCATTCGCCGCATGGCTGAGGTGACGCAGATCAGCTCCGTTGCAGACGAGTCCGACGAGGATGCGCACGCCGGCGATCCATATGAGACGGATCCGAACGCAATACATCGGAGGTCGGTACCGAAGGGCGTCGAAGTATTCGAGATCAACGGACCCTTCTTCTTCGGCGCTGCCGAGGCGTTCAGGGATACGATTGGACAGGTGGCTCGCAAGCCGCGCGTTCTCATCATTCGCATGCGCTACGTGCCGGCGCTCGATTCCACGGGTATGTACACGCTGAGTGAACTGGCGCGACGCTCCAGGAAGGATGGCACCACGGTTCTCCTTTCCGACGTGCACATGCAACCGATGGTTGCACTCACCGGATCGCCGGCACTCACGGAGATCGGGAAGGAGAATCTGTTCGACAACATCGACGCTGCACTGGTCCGGGCCCGCGAGCTGGTCGGTGTCCCGGTGGTGGACAGTGAGATAGCGGCTGGCGGTGAGCCCTAG
- a CDS encoding pyridoxal-dependent decarboxylase encodes MAPVRDGWKLLSLLGSAGVRIAHGRRMTAADTPAPDSSESHDALRAWFLGPRAENADLLERVIVEALRDHVFWRRNYHPEDGFTIRETDKRKPGYENAVSTLTQELMGLLAELKRGVPFFSGRYRAHMLSEQTIAAQVGFFATMLYNPNNVSVEASPVTSRLELEVAAQLAGMIGYDPAQSWGHLTSGGTVANFEALWIARNVFYLPLAAAGAARDLHVDLTVALPDGTTAPLESLSLQQLLNIRTTDSLELWDALWKSDSHERVTWALANHSLSTVGYQDYGRRLALDYGDPLPASVILVASTAHYSWEKIIRALGIGSNQIVRIPVDSHFRLDTAALWDTVRSLTRRRVPIMACITVCGTTEESAVDQLDEVLAVRGRAETELGVTFHVHSDACYGGYAAAVTWSADGNRRSAADIRASSGCDWPSELWVRAMTALGDADSVTIDPHKLGYVPYPAGAFLLKERRARELVATDPPYLAPTAGLDSVQDLYLGRFIFEGSKPGAAAAAVWLSHKVLPLNETGYGHLIEQTAAGARRLYDGLYTADVAPFRVVLLPRPDINIICYLVHHPSLTTLDAVNAFNERIYSLMSLEVAGATPEYIISRTRFQTPMYDGAITTLLHELGVCTEDDWKRAGSDGLVVLRSTVMDPFFAAPPPAPDHIAGFITALRHASDAALG; translated from the coding sequence ATGGCACCTGTTCGTGATGGCTGGAAGCTTCTGTCACTACTGGGCAGTGCTGGCGTACGTATCGCACACGGCAGGCGCATGACGGCGGCTGACACGCCTGCACCGGATTCTTCGGAATCGCATGACGCGCTTCGCGCATGGTTCCTGGGCCCTCGCGCCGAGAACGCCGACCTGCTGGAGCGCGTGATCGTCGAGGCGCTGCGCGATCATGTATTCTGGCGGCGCAACTACCATCCGGAAGATGGCTTTACAATTCGCGAGACCGACAAGCGCAAGCCCGGGTACGAGAACGCCGTATCGACGCTGACGCAGGAGTTGATGGGACTCCTCGCAGAGCTCAAACGAGGAGTCCCGTTCTTCAGCGGACGATATCGCGCGCACATGCTATCGGAGCAGACGATCGCCGCGCAGGTTGGCTTTTTCGCAACCATGCTCTACAATCCGAACAACGTTTCGGTCGAGGCGTCTCCGGTCACCTCGCGCCTGGAGTTGGAAGTCGCCGCACAGCTGGCAGGCATGATCGGATACGATCCGGCCCAATCGTGGGGACATCTTACGTCCGGCGGAACGGTTGCGAATTTCGAGGCTCTGTGGATCGCCCGAAACGTGTTCTACCTCCCACTCGCCGCAGCTGGAGCGGCGCGCGATCTCCACGTCGATCTCACGGTTGCGCTACCGGATGGTACGACCGCGCCGCTCGAGTCGCTCTCGCTCCAACAGCTGCTTAACATCCGGACAACAGACTCGCTCGAGCTGTGGGACGCACTCTGGAAATCGGATTCCCACGAACGCGTGACCTGGGCGCTAGCAAACCATTCACTCTCCACGGTCGGCTACCAGGACTACGGACGCCGCCTCGCACTGGATTATGGCGATCCGCTGCCCGCCAGTGTCATCCTCGTCGCATCCACAGCGCACTATTCGTGGGAGAAGATCATCCGTGCACTTGGAATCGGGTCCAATCAGATTGTCCGGATTCCGGTCGACAGTCACTTTCGCCTCGATACAGCGGCACTATGGGACACTGTTCGCTCTCTCACCAGGCGACGCGTGCCGATCATGGCATGCATAACGGTGTGCGGAACGACTGAAGAATCCGCTGTCGATCAGCTCGACGAGGTTCTCGCTGTACGCGGGCGCGCCGAGACAGAGCTCGGTGTCACATTTCACGTACACTCCGACGCGTGCTACGGCGGTTACGCAGCTGCGGTGACGTGGAGTGCGGACGGCAACCGTCGCTCGGCTGCCGACATCCGCGCATCGTCAGGGTGCGACTGGCCGAGCGAGCTGTGGGTTCGCGCAATGACCGCACTGGGCGATGCGGACTCCGTCACGATCGATCCGCACAAGCTGGGTTACGTGCCCTATCCGGCAGGAGCCTTTCTGCTGAAGGAACGACGCGCGAGAGAGCTGGTCGCCACCGACCCGCCCTACCTCGCGCCGACGGCAGGACTCGACTCCGTCCAGGATCTCTACCTCGGACGCTTCATCTTCGAGGGATCGAAGCCCGGCGCGGCAGCGGCGGCGGTGTGGTTGAGCCACAAGGTCCTTCCGCTGAATGAGACTGGCTATGGTCATCTCATCGAACAGACTGCCGCTGGTGCGCGCCGCCTTTACGACGGATTGTACACAGCCGATGTCGCGCCATTCCGGGTTGTGCTTCTACCGCGACCGGACATCAACATCATCTGCTACCTGGTTCATCATCCGTCACTCACCACTCTCGACGCCGTGAATGCGTTCAACGAGCGCATCTACTCGCTGATGAGTCTCGAGGTCGCGGGCGCGACGCCGGAATACATCATATCTCGAACGCGATTCCAGACACCCATGTACGATGGAGCGATCACGACGTTGCTCCACGAGCTCGGCGTCTGCACCGAAGATGACTGGAAGCGCGCGGGCAGCGATGGACTCGTCGTCCTTCGGTCCACAGTGATGGATCCGTTTTTCGCCGCGCCTCCGCCCGCCCCGGATCACATCGCCGGCTTCATTACTGCTCTGCGTCACGCGTCCGACGCCGCGCTGGGCTAG